Proteins encoded within one genomic window of Tolypothrix bouteillei VB521301:
- a CDS encoding serine/threonine-protein kinase, whose product MTTKLLNNRYQVIQVLGSGGFGDTFLAEDVHMPSRRRCVIKQLKPVTKDPKTYQMIQQRFEREAATLEFLGEGSEQIPKLYAYFLEQGQFYLVQEWIQGDTLTDVVNAKGALSEIEVRAILLSLLSVLDYVHSKGIIHRDIKPENIILRSLNSKPVLIDFGAVKETIRSVATTSGNLTQSIIIGTPGYMSSEQAIGRPVYATDIYSLGITAIYLLTGKRPYELETHPQTGAIIWRQYAPGVSLSLAEIIDRAIKQNAGDRYTTASKMLHALQSVTVPPTITPQSVTGQATIPLSTGAAASAQNTQLHPNHIKHPTISSPNWQKPAWIAGSLVVGSLIGAMAIASINRQPEPEDSVATSPVTRQAPEANITTPTPSPTSVATPTESNRRPRVVVPPPAPVAANPVVNDPPTQPVENSTPSQPTEDPAPQEQEEASTSQPAPEQTPQAEESQAPVASAPQQEERSETPTSEQPSDPEPPKEEKQQQEEEKQKVATANTSSSNVPAFPVGTPEDSVRSTLGEPRKRSRGLWNTRAYLYNLEPNRIDLGYLFDRRTGVLRQTEVAFAQAVEPDVMKNTLQGMLGGSASSEIKQGLQKVYDRQKNRYSFNLGSIKGVIERNNQDQIYIGVWDADLRK is encoded by the coding sequence ATGACAACAAAGCTGCTGAACAATCGGTATCAAGTTATCCAGGTGCTGGGATCTGGAGGATTTGGTGACACCTTTTTGGCTGAGGATGTCCATATGCCTTCTCGCCGTCGCTGCGTAATCAAGCAACTCAAACCGGTAACAAAAGACCCGAAAACTTACCAAATGATTCAACAGCGGTTTGAGCGAGAAGCAGCTACCTTAGAATTTTTGGGTGAAGGAAGCGAGCAAATTCCCAAGCTATACGCCTATTTTTTAGAACAAGGGCAGTTTTACTTGGTTCAAGAGTGGATTCAAGGTGACACTTTGACAGATGTTGTCAACGCTAAGGGAGCGTTGAGCGAAATAGAAGTTAGAGCGATTTTATTGAGTCTGCTATCTGTTTTAGATTATGTCCACAGTAAAGGTATTATCCACCGAGATATTAAACCTGAAAATATTATTCTTCGCTCTTTAAATAGCAAACCAGTTCTCATCGATTTTGGTGCGGTTAAAGAAACAATACGTTCCGTCGCGACGACTTCTGGAAACCTAACGCAATCGATTATCATTGGGACTCCGGGGTATATGTCTAGCGAACAAGCTATTGGACGCCCGGTTTATGCTACCGACATATACAGTTTGGGAATAACAGCGATCTATTTACTGACTGGAAAACGTCCTTACGAATTGGAAACCCATCCTCAAACAGGTGCAATTATTTGGCGTCAGTACGCTCCTGGAGTGTCCTTAAGTTTGGCAGAAATTATCGATCGCGCTATCAAGCAGAATGCAGGCGATCGCTACACAACTGCTAGCAAAATGTTACACGCCTTGCAATCTGTAACCGTTCCGCCAACCATTACCCCACAATCGGTGACGGGACAAGCTACAATTCCCTTATCTACAGGTGCTGCGGCTTCTGCCCAAAATACCCAACTCCATCCAAATCATATCAAACATCCAACGATCTCTTCTCCTAATTGGCAGAAACCAGCCTGGATTGCAGGGAGTTTGGTTGTAGGTAGCTTGATTGGAGCGATGGCGATCGCCAGCATAAACCGCCAACCAGAGCCGGAAGATTCTGTTGCAACATCACCTGTCACCAGACAAGCTCCAGAAGCAAATATTACAACTCCAACGCCTTCACCAACATCAGTGGCTACCCCAACTGAATCTAACAGGCGTCCTAGAGTTGTTGTCCCGCCTCCAGCACCAGTTGCAGCCAACCCAGTCGTTAACGATCCCCCGACACAGCCAGTAGAAAATTCTACACCTTCTCAACCTACAGAAGATCCTGCACCTCAAGAACAAGAGGAAGCATCCACATCTCAACCAGCTCCAGAGCAAACTCCACAAGCAGAAGAATCTCAAGCACCTGTTGCATCCGCACCACAACAAGAAGAGCGATCCGAAACTCCCACATCCGAACAACCTTCGGATCCGGAACCTCCAAAAGAGGAAAAACAACAACAAGAGGAAGAAAAGCAAAAAGTTGCTACTGCTAACACAAGCAGTAGCAATGTTCCTGCATTCCCTGTTGGTACTCCTGAAGATTCCGTGCGATCGACTTTAGGAGAACCTAGAAAGCGTTCCAGGGGTTTGTGGAATACTCGTGCTTATCTTTACAACTTAGAACCAAACCGCATTGACCTTGGCTATTTATTCGATCGTAGAACGGGAGTTCTGCGCCAAACAGAGGTAGCTTTTGCTCAAGCTGTTGAGCCGGATGTAATGAAAAATACATTACAAGGAATGCTGGGAGGAAGTGCTTCTAGTGAAATTAAGCAAGGGTTACAAAAAGTTTACGATCGTCAAAAGAATCGGTATTCTTTTAATCTTGGCAGCATAAAAGGAGTGATAGAACGCAACAATCAAGACCAAATTTATATCGGTGTTTGGGATGCAGATTTGCGGAAATGA
- a CDS encoding alpha/beta hydrolase, producing the protein MTKISKAFLSTLALLLSGIGLFLSAWIFLPAPTMLLLTLAVGAPEVCPWLFVFNAIAFLLAWLWIYQPRLKSLACIVSFLGLLICGLELATIPHTQTQMGDAIALGLGTNYLEKVPVEIGAKMRSQPFNLTDSFVGIHRNRTRHQTGIRFANSNGVPLSMEVYQPLQVGKYPALVVIYGGAWQRGSPSANPEFNQYMASRGYTVFAIDYRHAPQYRFPAQLEDVRAALNFIRTHAIEYEADVERMVLLGRSSGAHLAMLAAYQPDAPPLRAVINYYGPVNLAEGYKDPPSPDPINVRRVLEAFLGGTPQELPKQYEIASPVHYVTRPLPPTLLVYGDRDHIVQAKFGRRMYQRLLKSNTTAVYLEIPRAEHAFDAVFNGVSNQLALYYTERFLAWAFFSQ; encoded by the coding sequence ATGACTAAAATTAGCAAAGCCTTTTTATCAACGCTAGCACTTCTTTTGAGTGGTATCGGTCTTTTTTTAAGTGCTTGGATTTTCCTTCCTGCACCGACTATGCTTTTACTGACTTTAGCTGTAGGCGCACCAGAAGTCTGTCCTTGGTTATTCGTATTCAACGCGATCGCTTTTTTGCTTGCTTGGTTGTGGATTTACCAACCTCGCCTTAAGTCCCTAGCTTGTATTGTGAGTTTCCTGGGATTGCTGATTTGTGGATTGGAGTTGGCGACAATACCACACACTCAAACGCAGATGGGAGATGCGATCGCATTGGGTTTGGGGACAAATTATCTCGAAAAGGTTCCCGTAGAAATCGGGGCAAAAATGCGATCGCAGCCCTTTAATCTGACAGATTCCTTTGTGGGGATTCATCGCAATCGCACGCGTCATCAAACAGGTATCCGCTTTGCCAATTCCAATGGCGTCCCGCTCAGTATGGAAGTTTACCAACCTTTACAAGTGGGGAAATATCCAGCACTGGTTGTCATTTACGGTGGTGCGTGGCAAAGGGGTAGCCCAAGTGCAAATCCCGAATTCAATCAATACATGGCATCTCGTGGATATACGGTATTTGCAATTGATTACCGCCATGCACCCCAATACCGCTTTCCCGCCCAATTAGAAGATGTGCGTGCAGCCCTCAATTTTATCCGCACCCACGCAATAGAGTATGAAGCGGATGTAGAAAGGATGGTGTTGTTGGGGCGATCGTCTGGCGCACACTTGGCAATGCTAGCTGCTTATCAACCTGATGCACCGCCACTCCGCGCTGTTATTAACTATTACGGACCAGTGAACCTTGCTGAAGGATACAAAGATCCGCCTTCACCCGATCCTATTAATGTTCGTCGGGTTTTGGAAGCATTTTTAGGTGGTACGCCCCAAGAACTTCCCAAACAGTATGAGATTGCTTCACCAGTTCATTACGTAACACGCCCGTTACCGCCAACACTCTTAGTTTATGGCGATCGCGACCACATAGTGCAGGCAAAATTTGGACGGCGGATGTATCAACGCTTGCTGAAGTCCAACACTACGGCTGTGTACTTAGAAATTCCTCGGGCAGAACACGCTTTTGATGCGGTTTTCAATGGTGTGAGCAATCAATTGGCACTATACTATACTGAAAGATTTTTAGCGTGGGCATTTTTTAGCCAATAA
- a CDS encoding mechanosensitive ion channel family protein: MNILIILVEVVSLIIICWLLNWLIGIILKQIATVSWLQGRTANITFLRRGISKILILASAVLCLALIGINGMVIYRGGNIQEFQLNLIRSLPTQFWTNLLTASLKTVSLLLLVKFSIPPLHRGIDLVCNYAKRVDRIKANDESVEAFFKVFKKIVTHIIWIYTAILCAKFLYLPEVISKYIYIVLKIYVIISVGLLIIKAVSTIVDTLDALRLKYSNSNNLLRLYERLRHLIPLFKKCLEYVLYVGIVNLVTPEIQPIAWIGSYTPRIVQIIGVYCLSNVLIEVAYFILDEFYLKIQDINESQQQKRLTLIPLIRSFAKYFVYFTAGVTILKLVGIDPAPILAGAGIVGIAVGLGAQNLINDIICGFLILFENYYLVGDYVEAGKLEERNVEGIVEAIELRTTHLRHPDGQLQIIRNGDIGSIINYSKQYIYARVEVSVSYDSNLDRVYRVVDKIGQQLKLDEQDVLEPTRVAGLEHFGEKNLLLLTLTKVKPGKHLHIQRVLRRILKDTFSQEEIEICGFSKN, encoded by the coding sequence ATGAATATACTAATTATCCTGGTTGAAGTCGTTTCTTTAATAATTATTTGCTGGCTGCTTAACTGGCTAATTGGCATAATCCTCAAGCAGATTGCCACAGTTTCTTGGCTTCAAGGAAGAACTGCAAATATCACCTTCCTGCGCCGGGGTATCAGTAAGATTTTAATTCTGGCTTCTGCAGTGCTATGTCTGGCGCTAATCGGTATAAACGGGATGGTAATTTATCGAGGTGGGAACATTCAGGAATTTCAACTTAATCTGATTCGCAGTCTTCCTACTCAATTTTGGACAAATCTCTTGACAGCAAGTTTGAAAACTGTGAGTTTGCTCCTATTAGTTAAATTTAGTATTCCACCCTTACATCGTGGTATAGACTTAGTTTGTAACTATGCTAAAAGAGTCGATCGCATTAAAGCTAATGATGAGAGTGTTGAGGCTTTTTTTAAGGTATTCAAGAAAATTGTTACTCATATTATATGGATATATACCGCTATTTTATGTGCTAAATTTCTCTATCTGCCAGAAGTAATTTCTAAATATATTTATATCGTTTTAAAAATATACGTTATCATTTCAGTTGGTCTACTTATTATCAAAGCTGTTTCTACTATTGTCGATACTCTCGATGCCCTGCGTCTGAAATACTCTAATTCTAATAACTTACTACGTCTATACGAGCGTTTACGTCATCTCATACCTCTCTTCAAAAAATGTTTAGAATATGTCTTGTATGTTGGCATCGTCAATCTCGTCACTCCAGAAATACAACCTATAGCTTGGATTGGTTCTTATACCCCTAGAATTGTGCAAATTATTGGAGTTTACTGTCTGAGCAATGTTTTAATTGAAGTTGCTTACTTTATTTTGGATGAATTCTACCTTAAAATTCAAGATATTAATGAATCTCAGCAACAGAAACGACTGACGTTAATTCCCTTAATACGGAGTTTTGCTAAATATTTTGTCTATTTTACTGCTGGAGTAACTATACTTAAGCTTGTGGGAATCGATCCAGCGCCTATTTTAGCAGGTGCAGGAATTGTGGGTATAGCAGTTGGTCTGGGGGCACAAAATCTAATTAATGATATCATTTGTGGATTTTTAATTTTGTTTGAAAACTATTACTTAGTAGGTGATTATGTTGAAGCTGGAAAACTAGAAGAGAGAAATGTTGAAGGGATTGTCGAGGCAATTGAATTGCGAACCACCCATCTCCGTCATCCCGATGGTCAATTGCAGATTATTCGGAATGGGGATATTGGCTCAATTATTAATTACTCCAAGCAATATATATATGCAAGGGTAGAAGTTAGCGTTTCCTATGACTCTAATTTAGATCGTGTATATAGAGTAGTTGACAAAATAGGGCAGCAGTTAAAACTGGATGAACAGGATGTTTTAGAACCTACAAGAGTTGCCGGACTAGAGCACTTTGGTGAAAAGAATCTATTGCTGCTGACACTGACAAAAGTTAAGCCAGGAAAACACCTTCATATTCAGCGTGTTCTTCGCAGGATCTTAAAAGATACTTTTAGCCAAGAAGAAATTGAAATTTGCGGTTTTTCTAAGAATTAA
- a CDS encoding aldo/keto reductase, whose translation MINTKTTRRNFLKTSVAVAGGIVGNSACQQLTTSTVEPSANSTSTPDLNSQGASTSVSHAPLEKMPQRVLGRTGVTVPILGLGGSASPLSRPQEEEEANSIAIIERAYELGIRYFDTASNYGPSEERLGKVLPPHRKEIFLASKSNARDRDRAWQELEQSLKRLKTDYLDLWQFHSVSFDWNLDAIFNSKHGAIRAAREAKEQKIVRFVGITGHNNPAIIAQALRRYPFDTALIPINAADKHTPSPFITGVLPVAQKNNTGIIAMKVPAYGRLFKPGILDGMQQAMGYALSQPGVHCCIIAAEDINLLEQNVRVASAFQSLSSRELQAIEQRTASAWQDSSFFREWA comes from the coding sequence ATGATAAACACCAAGACAACTAGGCGCAATTTTCTGAAAACTAGCGTGGCTGTTGCTGGTGGAATTGTGGGCAATTCAGCATGTCAGCAACTGACCACTTCCACGGTGGAACCGTCGGCAAATTCCACTTCTACGCCAGATCTGAACTCTCAGGGTGCATCTACCTCGGTCTCTCATGCGCCTTTAGAAAAAATGCCGCAAAGAGTTTTGGGTCGCACAGGTGTAACAGTACCCATCCTTGGTTTGGGAGGATCTGCATCGCCTCTGTCTCGTCCCCAAGAAGAGGAAGAAGCTAACTCCATAGCAATTATTGAACGAGCATATGAACTGGGAATTCGTTACTTTGATACGGCGTCTAATTACGGACCAAGTGAAGAACGTTTGGGGAAAGTTTTACCACCCCATCGCAAAGAAATATTTTTGGCAAGTAAGAGCAATGCGAGAGATCGCGATCGCGCATGGCAAGAATTGGAGCAATCTCTCAAACGTTTAAAAACTGATTATCTTGACTTATGGCAGTTTCACTCTGTTTCCTTTGACTGGAATTTGGATGCTATTTTCAATTCCAAACATGGTGCAATTAGAGCAGCACGGGAAGCAAAAGAGCAAAAAATAGTGCGCTTTGTTGGTATTACGGGACACAATAACCCCGCAATTATCGCCCAAGCACTTCGCCGCTATCCATTTGATACTGCTCTTATCCCCATCAATGCTGCTGACAAACATACTCCGAGCCCGTTTATTACAGGTGTGCTACCCGTGGCACAAAAAAATAACACTGGTATCATTGCGATGAAAGTTCCTGCTTACGGTCGTCTGTTTAAACCCGGTATTTTGGACGGAATGCAGCAAGCGATGGGATATGCTCTCTCTCAACCGGGCGTTCACTGTTGTATTATTGCTGCAGAGGATATAAACTTACTGGAGCAAAATGTAAGAGTCGCTAGCGCTTTTCAGTCACTTTCATCTCGGGAATTACAGGCGATCGAACAACGTACTGCTTCTGCTTGGCAGGATAGCAGTTTTTTCCGGGAATGGGCGTAA
- a CDS encoding SAM hydrolase/SAM-dependent halogenase family protein, translating to MLVHIIADYGFGDLAFAEVVQRLKLYLPDAEPILTPVPAFATLAAGFCIAQLGLNKAPAGTIIYHNVAPREDDEQARAGNAGERLAYARLPTGVRVIGVNAGYAFSFVRDLAVELRWAAVAASGSQFRSRDLFPEAAGAIALGQPDALGEEISCFDIPEIPLNCIAYIDGYGNLKTTMRHDTTKGNCGHKVRLRIGEREREATKSDGTFAVESGQLAFAPGSSGWSDAGGKHTRWMEVFLRGGNAWESFNCPSIGTQIQIS from the coding sequence ATGCTAGTTCACATCATTGCTGATTACGGTTTTGGCGACCTCGCTTTTGCAGAAGTCGTGCAGCGCCTCAAACTCTATCTGCCGGATGCTGAACCGATACTTACACCCGTACCGGCTTTTGCCACCCTAGCGGCAGGATTTTGTATCGCCCAGTTGGGCTTGAATAAAGCTCCCGCCGGGACAATCATTTACCACAATGTTGCGCCTCGTGAAGATGATGAACAAGCGCGTGCAGGGAATGCGGGTGAACGTCTTGCTTACGCACGCCTGCCAACGGGTGTGCGGGTTATAGGCGTCAATGCTGGTTATGCCTTTTCATTCGTGCGAGATTTGGCAGTTGAGTTGCGATGGGCGGCGGTAGCAGCTTCTGGTTCGCAGTTTCGGTCTCGTGACCTGTTTCCAGAGGCAGCTGGGGCGATCGCGCTCGGTCAACCGGATGCTTTAGGTGAAGAGATTTCCTGTTTTGATATACCGGAGATACCGCTCAACTGTATTGCCTATATTGACGGCTATGGCAATTTGAAAACCACTATGAGACATGATACTACCAAGGGAAACTGCGGTCATAAGGTTCGTTTGCGAATTGGTGAGAGGGAACGGGAAGCGACAAAGAGCGATGGAACCTTTGCCGTAGAATCCGGACAGTTAGCTTTTGCCCCAGGTAGCAGTGGCTGGAGCGATGCAGGAGGCAAACATACACGTTGGATGGAAGTTTTCCTGCGTGGTGGTAATGCATGGGAATCATTTAATTGTCCATCAATCGGCACGCAAATACAAATCAGTTAA
- a CDS encoding serine/threonine-protein kinase, protein MLLNNRYRVLRTLGSGGFGETFLAEDTQMPSQRRCVIKQLKPIQDNPQVYELVQQRFQREAAILEDLGDGSSQIPCLYAYFSEDGQFYLVQEYIEGQTLTAKVQQQGLLSESSVKEILTSILPVLEFVHNKGIVHRDIKPENILIRHRDGQPILIDFGAVKETVGTVMTPSGNSTKSIVIGTPGYMPSEQSVGRPMFASDIYSLGLTAIYLLTGKSPQELGTDPATGAVLWRQYALSVTPSFAAVLEKAIQFSTRDRFASAREMLQALQTGTVPVAPTVPGVAPTVPYIHPQVPTTPPNPTPQQTVSVSPAQSSQPSSQSSRPSGWFDGTFVGSLLAAIGVTVAIGTAVFVVFNWQKSLQQVQQPSVQQTQSSIQPSAEPSEEPQETVATQQRQVPETIPSQVSDPPSPSADKPSPEQAIQNYYSTINRGEYQTSWNQLSPTYQNNKRLHPNGYLSYIDWWGGQVQSVELEQVNLVEAGTETATVSAQLRYFMKTGKAVPGSVRFFLLWDAQNSKWIIADAR, encoded by the coding sequence ATGCTGCTTAACAATCGCTATCGAGTTCTTCGCACTTTGGGGAGTGGAGGATTTGGTGAAACATTCTTGGCAGAAGATACCCAAATGCCCTCACAGCGCCGCTGTGTTATCAAACAATTGAAGCCAATTCAGGATAATCCTCAAGTCTACGAGCTAGTACAGCAGCGATTCCAACGCGAAGCAGCAATTCTAGAAGACCTTGGAGATGGTAGCAGCCAAATTCCCTGCTTGTACGCTTACTTCTCAGAAGACGGTCAATTCTACTTAGTCCAAGAGTATATTGAAGGACAAACACTGACAGCAAAGGTGCAACAACAAGGTCTGCTGAGTGAGAGTTCTGTGAAAGAAATTTTAACCAGTATTTTGCCAGTACTGGAATTTGTTCACAATAAAGGTATTGTTCATCGCGACATCAAGCCAGAAAATATTCTGATTCGTCATCGGGATGGGCAACCAATTTTAATTGATTTTGGTGCCGTTAAAGAAACTGTAGGAACAGTCATGACACCTTCTGGCAATTCCACCAAATCAATTGTGATTGGAACGCCCGGATATATGCCCAGCGAGCAATCGGTTGGTCGTCCCATGTTCGCTAGCGATATCTACAGTTTGGGACTGACAGCTATTTATTTGCTGACAGGCAAATCTCCTCAAGAGTTAGGCACCGATCCCGCCACAGGTGCTGTTTTGTGGAGACAATATGCTTTGAGTGTGACGCCGAGTTTTGCAGCAGTTCTGGAAAAGGCAATTCAATTTAGTACGCGCGATCGCTTTGCCAGCGCTAGAGAAATGCTACAAGCTTTGCAGACTGGAACAGTACCAGTTGCACCCACAGTTCCGGGAGTTGCACCCACTGTTCCTTACATCCACCCGCAAGTTCCCACCACACCACCTAACCCTACACCCCAACAAACCGTTTCTGTGAGTCCGGCGCAATCCTCACAACCTTCCTCTCAAAGTAGCAGACCATCTGGGTGGTTCGATGGCACTTTTGTCGGTAGTTTGTTGGCTGCTATCGGTGTGACTGTTGCTATTGGGACTGCTGTTTTTGTAGTGTTTAATTGGCAAAAATCTCTGCAACAAGTACAACAACCATCGGTACAGCAAACCCAATCATCCATTCAACCCTCAGCAGAACCTTCCGAGGAACCTCAAGAAACAGTAGCAACCCAACAAAGGCAAGTTCCTGAAACAATACCATCTCAAGTTAGCGATCCACCATCACCTTCAGCTGATAAACCATCACCAGAACAGGCAATTCAAAATTATTACTCAACAATTAATCGAGGTGAGTATCAAACTTCATGGAATCAACTGTCTCCTACTTACCAAAACAACAAACGGCTTCACCCAAATGGCTACCTTTCCTACATTGATTGGTGGGGGGGACAAGTTCAAAGTGTCGAACTCGAACAAGTCAATTTAGTGGAAGCAGGTACGGAAACAGCAACAGTGAGCGCTCAATTAAGATACTTTATGAAAACGGGAAAAGCCGTTCCCGGTTCCGTGCGGTTTTTCCTTTTGTGGGATGCTCAAAACAGCAAATGGATTATAGCTGATGCAAGATAA
- a CDS encoding ATP-dependent RecD-like DNA helicase translates to MTAFSQVNQLPILTEAEMLQYLSSGIFRGIGKKTALKLVEHFGSHTLLILDREPEKLHEVPGLNNYRIQNIIQAWSESKSDPNLGVVAKLLGVGASLNLTLKICEHYGQKTESVLRENPYRLIDDIDGIGFKTADELALLLGTPETSEKRYEKGLIQALKDALLEGHCFLPEFQIIKKAIFLLKRPTHEPEPESLKRVLNGLIENKVLVQGIIPNSIYLKAAYRAEVSVAFQIKALLNQKKNSTEHLEQWLTEDQNEDHRELSRLSQEQINALYMAERNPISILTGGPGRGKTHVLKTLVDWLRFKKALFALVAPTGKAANRMQTATDAEALTIHRLLQWRGKEQSFLYNEQNLLNIDWLIVDEFSMVDLFLFNSLLKALPLTTKILLVGDSDQLPSVGAGMVLRDLINSELIPTTRLETIFRQKHESAIIYAASDVNLGKVPALHNFTRVSQWMDIGDCAILKTESAQETASTIVELVKSMAAENVNLKQQVMVLAPQKEGAAGVYNLNKLLQPVFNPQQPNQPEVVVGSVTYRVGDRIIQLKNRYDTSPAVMNGESGEVIGVDPEKKIVKVFFDGGALVDYSAGKFEEIIHAFTITCHKSQGSEFQYVIFPLLKSNYLMLTRQLLYTTMTRAQGTFIAVGQEEALRIAVTTDRPARRLTGLINFLISPFEELNQTFSEIKSSKNTATRANLITIASRLQEMGLEATQGQMTAIGTLVLKLYEDRYGHRPCKQLEQVGKFKFKTYHYELHALDLINSAIDLVFKN, encoded by the coding sequence ATGACTGCTTTTTCCCAGGTTAATCAACTCCCGATCTTGACTGAAGCAGAAATGCTGCAATACCTATCGAGTGGAATTTTTAGGGGAATAGGCAAAAAAACAGCTTTAAAACTCGTAGAACACTTTGGGAGTCATACCTTACTGATTTTAGACCGAGAACCCGAGAAACTTCATGAGGTTCCAGGGCTTAATAATTATAGGATTCAAAATATTATCCAAGCATGGTCTGAAAGCAAATCCGATCCCAACTTAGGGGTCGTAGCTAAACTTTTGGGAGTTGGAGCATCGCTTAACTTAACTTTAAAAATTTGCGAACATTACGGTCAGAAAACCGAGTCAGTCTTGAGAGAAAATCCATATCGGTTAATTGATGATATTGATGGGATTGGGTTCAAAACTGCTGACGAATTGGCATTATTGCTGGGAACACCAGAAACAAGTGAAAAGCGATATGAAAAAGGGCTCATACAAGCCTTAAAAGATGCGCTGCTTGAAGGTCACTGCTTTTTACCTGAATTTCAAATTATTAAGAAAGCTATATTTCTATTAAAACGTCCCACACACGAACCCGAACCTGAATCTCTAAAAAGAGTGTTAAACGGGCTAATTGAGAATAAGGTATTGGTACAAGGTATTATACCAAATAGCATTTATCTAAAAGCTGCTTATCGAGCCGAAGTCTCAGTAGCATTCCAAATTAAAGCTTTACTCAATCAGAAAAAAAACTCAACCGAACACTTAGAACAATGGCTGACAGAGGATCAAAATGAGGATCATCGTGAGTTATCGCGTTTAAGTCAAGAGCAAATTAATGCTTTATACATGGCAGAACGCAACCCTATTAGCATCCTTACGGGTGGTCCCGGTCGTGGGAAAACTCACGTTCTAAAAACGTTGGTAGATTGGCTTCGTTTTAAGAAAGCTTTGTTTGCGCTTGTTGCTCCTACAGGGAAAGCTGCCAATCGGATGCAAACTGCAACTGATGCGGAGGCACTGACAATCCACAGACTGTTACAGTGGCGGGGGAAGGAGCAATCTTTTCTGTACAACGAGCAAAATCTATTGAATATAGATTGGTTAATTGTTGATGAATTTTCAATGGTGGATTTATTCCTATTCAATTCTTTATTAAAAGCATTACCTCTCACCACAAAAATTCTGCTTGTTGGTGATTCCGACCAATTGCCTAGCGTTGGTGCTGGGATGGTATTAAGAGATTTGATAAATTCGGAATTAATTCCAACAACACGCCTGGAAACTATATTCCGACAGAAACATGAAAGTGCAATTATCTATGCAGCTAGCGATGTTAATCTAGGAAAGGTTCCGGCACTTCACAACTTTACTCGCGTATCCCAATGGATGGATATAGGGGACTGCGCGATTTTAAAAACAGAATCAGCACAAGAAACTGCCAGTACCATTGTGGAATTAGTCAAATCAATGGCAGCAGAAAACGTTAATTTAAAGCAACAAGTTATGGTACTTGCTCCTCAAAAAGAAGGTGCAGCTGGAGTTTATAATCTCAATAAACTTTTACAACCTGTTTTTAACCCTCAACAACCCAATCAACCCGAGGTAGTGGTTGGTTCTGTTACTTATAGAGTGGGCGATAGGATAATACAACTAAAAAATAGATACGACACATCGCCAGCCGTTATGAATGGTGAAAGTGGAGAAGTCATTGGCGTAGATCCAGAAAAAAAGATTGTTAAAGTTTTTTTTGATGGAGGTGCCCTTGTTGATTATTCTGCTGGTAAGTTTGAGGAGATAATCCATGCCTTTACCATAACCTGTCATAAAAGTCAGGGTAGTGAATTCCAATACGTGATTTTTCCGTTACTAAAATCAAACTATCTCATGCTGACTCGTCAGCTGCTATATACAACAATGACTCGCGCTCAAGGCACGTTCATTGCAGTTGGGCAAGAAGAAGCCTTGAGAATTGCTGTAACTACGGATAGACCAGCGCGACGGCTTACAGGATTAATTAATTTCCTAATATCTCCTTTTGAGGAGCTTAACCAAACTTTTTCTGAGATAAAAAGTAGCAAAAATACTGCAACTCGTGCAAATTTAATCACCATTGCTAGTAGATTACAAGAAATGGGACTTGAAGCAACTCAAGGGCAAATGACCGCTATAGGAACTCTCGTACTAAAACTGTATGAAGACAGATACGGGCATCGACCTTGCAAACAGCTAGAACAAGTGGGTAAATTTAAATTTAAAACTTATCACTATGAATTACACGCACTTGACTTAATTAACTCTGCTATCGATCTCGTTTTTAAGAATTGA